Genomic segment of Tolypothrix sp. PCC 7712:
GTTCTAGAAGAGGAGAACACCCCCTAGTTCCAACAAGAGTCACAAAACTTTTGAAAGAACAGAAAGGTAAGTGCGCTCACTGCGGATTGTATTTTAGGGAAGACGATTTAATCGAAATTGACCATATCATTCCAACTTCCGTTGGCGGAAAGGACAGGTACGGCAACCTCCAATCATTACATCGTCACTGCCACGACAGCAAAACTGCCAACGATGGTAGTAGAGGTACTCATAACTTGAGCCAAGTCATTGAGGAGCCGGATGAGGTGAAAGTCTCACGTCCGGTTCTGAAGACGAGCGGGACTCGTGAGAGTTTCGCTTAGTTTAATGGAACACGCCTCGACTTAAAAGACACTCAATTTTTTTGGGGAACTGCGGCTATTGCCCAAGCTGACCACACCCTGCTGCATGAAGATAAGGCTCTAAAAGCAGAACTGGCATTAGAAAGCATCCTGGCAGACTTAGCAGTTCTCAATATTTCCGATGGCATGAAACTGGCAATTAGCTTAAGTAACCACAACCCAGAACGCTGGGGAGGAGAAATTAAGCGCAGAGTCCAAGGTATTCATACCTTCCAACACAAACACCCCATAAATCGAGAAATTGTCACCAAAACAGTAGAAATCGCAGTTACAGGCATTTATCCCGAAGGATTTGGCAGCATAGCTCATTGCTTATTCGGAGAACCAACCCTAGCCCTAGAAGAGTCCGAAATTGCTATCGCCCTTGATATCGGTTCCTCAACTTGGCTAATTACCGTATTTAACGGCAATGGTGCAGTCATAGACCGCCATCTAATCGAAGGTGGATGCGGTACTTTACTGTCCATGATCGCTCTAGCACTCGACAAGCGAAATGACAAAGTAAGTCTGCTGTCTAAAGATGTTAAACACTCCCCTTCTTTAGTTAACCGGGGTATTTTAGAAGGCAGTTTCAGTTATGGCGGTAATCACCTGACAGGCAAGAATTTTGAAGCAGAATACAGCCAATGTCTGGATGAATGGTGGTCAACAAGGATTGAGAAATTCGCCAACTTTGTTACTTCTAGCAATTACCTAGATAGAGCTAAATACCTTGTTGCTTGGGGGGGTGGTGTAGGAATGCCAGTAGTGGATCAAAATCTCGCGTCATTGGGCTTTGTGGTTTTAGAAAATCCCCAATTTATCAATGCTTTTGGATTGAAGTTATTAACAGAAATATCAACAGGAGTCTAAACGAGTGTCAGATAAAACGTCTTACGAATCCCGGCGTATAACTATCTCGTACTTAGCAGTTTATGAATTGTGTCAAATGTTTGGTATCCCCAACGATGCACCAACACAAGCATTATCAGCAGCAGTAGAGAAGTTGATTTTCTCCGGTGGGGGCAGTGTGCAGACATTACCAAAAAATCAAATAAGTGCATCTACACCGACAGCAATTCAACCGAACAAAGTCGGACTAGCTGCTATGGTCAGTCAGTTTAAGGGAGTAGCTTCATGAGCAACTTAAATCTAGTCTATGACTCAACTTTACTTACTCAGTCCAAGGTTTATCAAATCGATAGAACAATGTACCAATACCTCTATAAAACAGGTACTATCATTGCGCCTCAGTATATTTTCCGTCCTCTCAATGGTCAAAGAAAGAAGGCTGATTTAAAGCTGAATCATAAGCAGCTAACTAGCAAATGTTATGAAGTCTCAGGTATGAGTAGTAATGCCTCAGTTATCAGCCTTGAATCATTGCAATTATCGATTTTTTGAGGTGCAAAATGAATACTCAACCACTGCCAGAATTAGTTGCACTTGCCCAACAATTAGTAACCGAAATTAGGCAGCATCCACAATATCAAAACTTGCAAGTGGATTGCGATGTCACCCTTGGCGATGTCAGCCAATTTTTCAATACTCTGCAACGGGAAACCACAGCTTCTACTGTGGACATATCGAGAGAAGAATTTTTTCAGTAAAGGGAGAGCGATCGCAATGATTGGTAGTCGGTGCAATCGCCCTACTCGCATCTACGCATCATAGACACACAAGGATTGTAACAAGATGAATAACTCCAATCTATTCTACGCGGCATTAAACGCCCTCACTCTTCATGGATGCCCAAGAGAATTGGCGCAATCAGCAGCAGAGATTGTGGCCAATGATGATCCATTCCTACCCAATTTAGGCAGAACACTAGAGCAACAGCAGATAATCCAAGAAACACTGCCATACTTGCAATCTGGAATCTATGACCAGTTTGAAACGATTGACGAAACACCCAATCCTTTAACTCACGGTCAGTTTTTAGGGAATTTTGGGGGAGAACTACCCGACGAAACTATTTTTCGACTTGGGGAAGGCGATTCAACAGCACTAAATGATATTGCGGATCACGCAACTAGAGACAAAGCAAACAACATCTTTACAAGACTGGAAGAACTAGGAGCGTGGGAGTGATGAACCGAACCGTAAAACTCAAACTGGATGCACCCATCACCTACGCTGCCTTACATTCCCTTTCGGGCATCAGCCAAGAAACCGTGTTTCAAGCCCTAGACGGTAACGAGACTGCCGCCGCCGAGGTCGCAGATTTCCGCATCAAACAAACTCAACGCGCCCAAAACGCCAAAGCCGTATTCGGTAATCTCAGCCAAGGTTTAAAAGCAACTGAAACCGTCATGGCAGAAGAAACCCAGTTTCTCACCGCCGCAGGGGCTTCAATAAATCGGATGGCTGATGGCTGGTCAAAAGTTAGAGTCAGTGATGCCCGTTTGGGATACGGCTTAGAGCAAAAGGTTATCGCATCTGACAACCAGCTAGCTATTGAACAGTTCCGGCACTCTAGAACACTTAACCTACTCGGTGAATCACACCGCGCCGAACTACGGGGTATTGAGATTGACTCAACTAGGGCTAAAACTCAACTTTGGCAGCAGGTTCAAGCCAAAAAATCAGAATTGACCCCAGGCGACAAAGCCAAAGAAACACTGCGAGAAATCCACAGACACGGTTCAGCAGCAATGCTCCGAGTCAAAGGTTTCTTTAGACGGTTGATTGACTAAAACTAGGGTGTAGGGGGTAGGGGGTAGGGTGTAGGGGAAATCATGAAAGTCTTACCACACCCTACACCCCACACTATAGAAGGCTTGACTAAATTGCCAAATCCCCCAGTGAGTCTGGGGGATAGCCATTTTAAAAGGTGTCCCTATGCTAACTAACAATCAGAAAACACCTATCTATTTTGATGCGGAGCTTGTAGACGACAGTAAAGAGATTGTAGACAAAGAGCAGTACGACTCAGAACAGGTTCAAGAAGCGATCGCTTCTACTGACAGCAGCATAACAGTTGTTCGTGGCATCGCTTTTGGTGCAGCACTGGCAGGTTTTCAAGTTACATCAACGCAATCACTTTACATCGCCGGTTGTGTGGGACTGTTCCCCGCAGTAGTAGCAGGTTTACCAGTTGGGGCAAGTTTCGCTGCCACCCTCTGCTACTTGCGCTTTGAAAATAGTCTGATTCCCAAAATCACTAACCGTCAAAAATTCGCCATTGGTGTTACACGTACTGCAATGCTCATGGCTAGTTCATGGAAACTCACCGGCGATGCCCAAAACATGGACTCTATAGCCCGTGGCAGCTTCTCTGTATTCACCCAACAGGTGCGAGATTTTGAGGGCAGAGAGCAGCCAAGCAAAGACAATTTTGGCTTATTGTTGGGCTTTTCTGTCTTCGCCGCCATCGCACTGTTATTATTTTTGCGGAAAAAGTGATGATAAATGATGTTAAACCATCGGAATTAAATCAACGCTCTTACAGCCTACCACCGCGTTTAGGTTTGGCAGTAAAACTATCTGTGGCAGGTGCGTTAGTTTGTGGCATAGCAGCCCATATTGGCGACGGCATAGCCAAGAAAGAAATTTGTTTCTACCCTAAGTCAGCCAGAATCCACGATGCGCCAATCGAAGCGGGTGATGGCAACCCAGATAAATTACTTTTAGGTAAAAAGTATTGCCGATATGAACAGCGATCGCAAATTCCAGAACCCATAATCAAGGCTAACCAGTACCGTACCACCAACCCAAACTATAACCCTTGGGCATTCCTTGAGCATGATGGCTTATATGTGTTCCGCGAACTGTCAGCCGATAACCCGTTTAAAATTCATCTGGGGATAGCGGCGATGATATTGGGGGGCATAGGGTTGTGGGCTACAAGTAAGGCACAAGATTATCTAGCAGACATCCGCCCCCATTACCGAGCCACCAAGCAATTTGAAGGTGTGAAAGCATCTTACGCTGTAAGACTAGGTGAACAATTGTTAGACCTATCGGGTAAGGAACTGCTCAAATATTTGAGAGGTATTAAAATCGCTGAGGCTAGACAGCAGTTCTTAGCCAGTATCACCCCACAACAAGTTACAGCTTTGCTGATGGCGATGAGTGCTGATGACTATTACGAATTTGGACACCTGCTCGACTCTGGGCAAAGCTTTGAAAAGTTTGAGCCTCAACAGCAGCCAGCCCCACAGCTACCACACGGTACACCAGGAACTGTGGAAGAGCAAATGCAGCAACCAGTAATCGCACCCGACAATAACACCGCATGGGTGCAAAACCTCATCAAACAAACAGCCCTGATTTGGGGCAACCAAGGTGGTGGTAAATCGTGGCTGGCTCGTTATGTCGCCAAACAAAAAAAAGAAACAGGCTACCGAGTGGTTGTGCTTGACCCTGACAGCAACCGTGCAGAATGGCGAGGGGTTGAAAGTTACCATTCTTGGTCGGACATCGAGCAGCAGATCCGCGATTACGTTGAGGAATTAGAAGCACGGCTAAAAACCTTCAACAATTCATTTTTAAGTGAGGAGCAATGGCGACAAAAATTGTGGTCTGAGGGTAAAGCTTTATCCCTAATCTGTGAAGAAGCTACCACCTACGGCGACTTTATTAAAGATGAGGAATTGCTGTCAAAATTCGGGAAGCTGGCACTGACTAAAAGCCGTAAACAAGAGATGCCTTTAACTGTGGTTGCTCATAACAATACCCAGACGTGTTTATTTGGTATTAAGGGCTTGCACAATCTCGTTTCTAAAATGCTAATGGTTGAATGTTTGGCAGAAGTAGATCCAATTACACTACAGCCATCTTCAACAGGTAAAGCCAAAGTAAAACTTGATAGTTCTAACGAATGGCTTGATGTTAATCTGCCGACTATGACAGCTAAAATATCTGATTTTAGTGACATTGTGCCAGCAAAATCTAATCCAAATCCACCCCTTGATAAAGCTACTTTAGAGCGCATTTATGAACTGGAAATCAATCTTGGTAACAACGCAGAAATAAGCCCTACCCCATCACTAACGCCCATTGCCCAATCGTTGCTGCAATACCTCCAGCGCACCGGAAGAACATCGGCAGTCATACAGGAGATACAGCCTAACTTTAAAGTAAAAGGTCAACGGTTCAGTTCAGAGGAGCTAAAGCGACTGTTTAATGAGTTGGTAGAGGCGAGTCTGGCCATCTGGCTAGATGCAAATACTATCGAAATTGCCCCATAAAGACAGACCAAGAGAATGGACAGAAGTAGACAGAATCCTTAAGCAGCAATGGAATTAGGCGACAGAGTTCTAGACAGACTCTCTTTCAGCAGACAGAAAACCCTAGCTCACCACAAGCAGGTGATTTTTAAGCTAATTGAATTACTGGGAACCCAGATCACCCCACTGATCCCTTGGTGGGGTTTTAAAATGTTCAAAAATGTCAGTTAATTGATAGTGAGAACTGATGTTATTATCTAGTACCTCCTGGTTTGAGGATAATTTCAGCCTTTGGCTTCTCTTCTGCAAATTCCCCTTTCAAAAGAACCCAGTGGATAACTTTTATCACTGTGAACATTTCTACACTAGAATCTATGCTGTCATAAGCACAAACCTCTACTAATTCGCCTACATTGGGTAGTCTGGTCATTTCAACCACTGTCCCACATG
This window contains:
- a CDS encoding ATP-binding protein; the encoded protein is MINDVKPSELNQRSYSLPPRLGLAVKLSVAGALVCGIAAHIGDGIAKKEICFYPKSARIHDAPIEAGDGNPDKLLLGKKYCRYEQRSQIPEPIIKANQYRTTNPNYNPWAFLEHDGLYVFRELSADNPFKIHLGIAAMILGGIGLWATSKAQDYLADIRPHYRATKQFEGVKASYAVRLGEQLLDLSGKELLKYLRGIKIAEARQQFLASITPQQVTALLMAMSADDYYEFGHLLDSGQSFEKFEPQQQPAPQLPHGTPGTVEEQMQQPVIAPDNNTAWVQNLIKQTALIWGNQGGGKSWLARYVAKQKKETGYRVVVLDPDSNRAEWRGVESYHSWSDIEQQIRDYVEELEARLKTFNNSFLSEEQWRQKLWSEGKALSLICEEATTYGDFIKDEELLSKFGKLALTKSRKQEMPLTVVAHNNTQTCLFGIKGLHNLVSKMLMVECLAEVDPITLQPSSTGKAKVKLDSSNEWLDVNLPTMTAKISDFSDIVPAKSNPNPPLDKATLERIYELEINLGNNAEISPTPSLTPIAQSLLQYLQRTGRTSAVIQEIQPNFKVKGQRFSSEELKRLFNELVEASLAIWLDANTIEIAP